From a region of the Nocardioides ginsengisegetis genome:
- a CDS encoding SpoIIE family protein phosphatase, translating into MTTRRAGRAPLDMGLVIGLGALAATVAVSFLSGIQLSAGFGGTAIVASLLTTVRRTGLVAVLALVAAFVSGFRFDTFGTLDWSLRCGVTLITGGVAVQAAVLRDRRESRLQRMTIIAETAQRAVLRAMPTAIGSVGLAARYVSASAEALVGGDLYEVAATPFGVRVIVGDVRGKGLEAVQTAAAVLGAFRAAEFTEPDPATLARAIDVTLARMVGDEEFVTAIVGEFHGDMVSLANCGHHPPLLVLPDPTATVSTVDTGEPTLPLGLGSEPELSHHAWPVGARILFYTDGLIEARDKRGTFFPLDDFSAELAEGTVEEALDRLVEHLLDFGGRVMGDDLALVLAESEPRD; encoded by the coding sequence GTGACCACTCGCCGCGCCGGTCGGGCGCCCCTGGACATGGGGCTCGTGATCGGGCTCGGTGCACTCGCGGCAACGGTCGCGGTGTCCTTCCTCTCCGGGATCCAGCTCTCGGCGGGGTTCGGCGGGACGGCGATCGTCGCCAGCCTCCTGACCACGGTCCGGCGGACCGGGCTCGTCGCGGTCCTGGCCCTCGTCGCGGCCTTCGTGAGCGGCTTCCGCTTCGACACGTTCGGGACGCTGGACTGGAGCCTTCGGTGCGGGGTCACGCTGATCACGGGAGGCGTGGCCGTCCAGGCCGCCGTGCTCCGCGACCGTCGCGAGTCCCGGCTCCAGCGGATGACGATCATCGCCGAGACCGCCCAGCGGGCGGTGCTCCGGGCGATGCCGACCGCGATCGGCTCCGTGGGCCTGGCCGCGCGCTACGTCTCGGCCTCGGCCGAGGCCCTGGTGGGGGGTGACCTCTACGAGGTAGCGGCCACCCCGTTCGGCGTCCGCGTGATCGTGGGCGACGTGCGCGGCAAGGGACTGGAGGCCGTGCAGACGGCGGCGGCGGTCCTCGGTGCCTTCCGGGCCGCTGAGTTCACCGAGCCCGATCCGGCCACGCTGGCCCGTGCCATCGACGTGACCCTGGCGCGGATGGTGGGCGACGAGGAGTTCGTGACCGCCATCGTGGGGGAGTTCCACGGGGACATGGTGAGCCTGGCCAACTGCGGCCACCACCCGCCGCTGCTGGTGCTGCCCGACCCCACCGCCACGGTCAGCACCGTCGACACCGGAGAGCCGACCCTGCCGCTGGGGCTCGGCTCCGAGCCGGAGCTGTCGCACCACGCCTGGCCGGTGGGGGCCCGGATCCTCTTCTACACCGACGGCCTCATCGAGGCGCGCGACAAGCGCGGGACCTTCTTCCCGCTCGACGACTTCTCGGCCGAGCTGGCCGAGGGCACCGTCGAGGAGGCACTGGACCGCCTGGTGGAGCACCTGCTCGACTTCGGCGGCCGGGTCATGGGTGACGACCTGGCCCTCGTCCTCGCCGAGAGCGAGCCCCGCGACTAG
- a CDS encoding RNA-binding S4 domain-containing protein gives MPVSEPPNVMDVPIRDESIRLGQFLKLANLVESGAEAKPVIQDGAVQVNGEVETRRGRQLVVGDVVTLGGQSARVSDEDAGDDLPW, from the coding sequence ATGCCCGTGAGCGAACCCCCGAATGTCATGGACGTGCCGATCCGCGACGAGTCGATCCGGCTGGGGCAGTTCCTCAAGCTGGCCAACCTCGTGGAGAGCGGGGCCGAGGCCAAGCCGGTCATCCAGGACGGCGCGGTCCAGGTCAACGGCGAGGTCGAGACCCGCCGCGGCCGCCAGTTGGTCGTGGGTGACGTGGTCACCCTGGGCGGGCAGTCGGCCCGCGTCTCCGACGAGGACGCGGGCGACGACCTGCCCTGGTGA
- a CDS encoding PLP-dependent aminotransferase family protein produces MDLAVDLSARGDRATAIYRALLDAIRSGRLGAGDRLPPTRTLARDLGVSRNTVAAAYESLVAEGFLSSHVGDGTYVTALAAAVPSNPKGAALAPRRGWTFTPYAVSGQAPRPPHDFRVGIPDASLFPFDTWRKLVAGELRAGAHHPGTYAEPAGHPALRAAISRYLAISRGVAADPEDVLVTHGTQQALDLVARVLVEPGDVVAVEDPGYPFARDLFASHGARVVPVPVDAHGLVVDELPGRVRLVFTTPSHQFPLGSPLAQERRQALLEFAARHRTAVVEDDYDSEFRFTERPMETLHALDQSGHVIYVGTFSKSLVPALRAGYLVAPPTLREALRGARQLADGYGSLPEQAALARFISDGMLARHLRRARAVYAERRDLVLEGLATHLADHLEVVPSAAGLHVAALFRDPTVDDVALVAEAAAEGVAVEALSAYGHDGCGPSGLVLGYGAAETRTVTPGLLALARLMGAR; encoded by the coding sequence ATGGATCTCGCGGTCGACCTGAGCGCGCGAGGTGACCGGGCGACGGCCATCTACCGGGCCCTGCTCGACGCGATCCGGAGCGGCCGGCTGGGCGCCGGCGACCGGTTGCCGCCCACCCGCACGCTCGCGCGCGACCTCGGCGTCTCCCGCAACACCGTCGCGGCGGCCTACGAGTCGCTCGTGGCCGAGGGGTTCCTCTCCTCCCACGTCGGCGACGGCACCTACGTGACCGCCCTGGCGGCGGCGGTCCCGAGCAACCCCAAGGGTGCGGCGCTCGCCCCGCGACGCGGGTGGACCTTCACGCCGTACGCCGTCAGCGGGCAGGCCCCCCGGCCCCCGCACGACTTCCGGGTCGGCATCCCCGACGCCTCGCTGTTCCCCTTCGACACCTGGCGCAAGCTGGTCGCCGGCGAGCTGCGGGCCGGCGCCCACCATCCCGGCACCTACGCCGAGCCCGCGGGGCACCCCGCGCTCCGGGCCGCCATCAGCCGCTACCTCGCGATCTCGCGCGGCGTCGCGGCCGACCCGGAGGACGTCCTGGTCACCCACGGCACCCAGCAGGCGCTCGATCTGGTCGCGCGGGTGCTCGTCGAGCCCGGGGACGTGGTCGCGGTCGAGGACCCCGGCTACCCCTTCGCGCGCGACCTGTTCGCCTCCCACGGTGCGCGTGTCGTCCCGGTGCCGGTCGATGCGCACGGCCTGGTCGTCGACGAGCTCCCCGGTCGGGTGCGGCTGGTGTTCACGACGCCGTCCCACCAGTTCCCGCTGGGCTCACCGCTCGCGCAGGAGCGGAGGCAGGCGCTGCTGGAGTTCGCGGCCCGGCACCGCACGGCGGTCGTCGAGGACGACTACGACAGCGAGTTCCGCTTCACCGAGCGGCCGATGGAGACGCTGCACGCCCTGGACCAGTCGGGGCACGTGATCTACGTGGGCACGTTCTCCAAGTCGCTCGTCCCGGCCCTGAGGGCGGGCTACCTGGTCGCTCCGCCGACCCTGCGGGAGGCGCTGCGCGGTGCCCGTCAGCTCGCGGACGGCTACGGCTCGCTGCCCGAGCAGGCCGCCCTCGCCCGATTCATCTCCGACGGCATGCTGGCCCGCCACCTCCGGCGGGCCCGGGCGGTGTACGCCGAGCGCCGCGACCTCGTCCTCGAGGGGCTGGCGACGCACCTCGCCGACCACCTCGAGGTGGTCCCCTCCGCAGCGGGCCTGCACGTCGCCGCGCTGTTCCGCGACCCGACCGTCGACGACGTCGCGCTCGTCGCCGAGGCGGCGGCGGAGGGGGTCGCGGTCGAGGCGCTCTCGGCCTACGGTCACGACGGGTGTGGTCCCTCCGGGCTGGTGCTGGGCTACGGCGCGGCCGAGACGCGGACGGTCACCCCGGGGCTGCTGGCGCTGGCTAGGCTGATGGGCGCCCGCTGA
- a CDS encoding ZIP family metal transporter yields the protein MSLSSTLLLGFLAGATILLGLPVGRLRKPAPSLRLLLNAAAVGVLLFLVWDVLSAAWEPIDVALGSFHEGDGGLASAFGYGALFVGGLAVGLVSLVFYESWMARQVRATPAGAPRHEGPGAMSLGEVSPPRGIASWSAARRLSLLIAVGIGLHNFAEGLAIGQSAASGEIGLAVMLVIGFGLHNATEGFGIVAPLAADVDHDGTTRRPSWGFLLALGAIGGGPTFIGTLIGHGFTNEPVSVAFLTLAAGSLIYVITQLIGVAARSKRSDLLAYGLLLGLVAGFLTDAIVTAAGV from the coding sequence GTGAGCCTTTCCTCGACGCTGCTGCTCGGCTTCCTCGCCGGCGCGACCATCCTCCTCGGCCTGCCCGTGGGTCGCCTCCGCAAGCCCGCACCCTCGCTGCGACTGCTGCTCAACGCGGCCGCGGTGGGCGTCCTGCTCTTCCTCGTCTGGGACGTCCTCTCCGCCGCCTGGGAGCCGATCGACGTCGCCCTGGGCTCGTTCCACGAGGGGGACGGTGGCCTCGCCTCCGCGTTCGGCTACGGCGCCCTCTTCGTCGGCGGCCTCGCCGTCGGCCTCGTGTCGCTGGTCTTCTACGAGTCGTGGATGGCCCGCCAGGTCCGGGCCACGCCGGCCGGCGCGCCCCGCCACGAGGGTCCCGGCGCCATGTCGCTGGGCGAGGTGAGCCCGCCGCGCGGCATCGCCTCGTGGTCGGCCGCGCGCCGCCTGTCCCTGCTGATCGCCGTCGGCATCGGCCTGCACAACTTCGCCGAGGGCCTGGCCATCGGCCAGTCCGCGGCGTCCGGCGAGATCGGCCTCGCCGTGATGCTGGTGATCGGCTTCGGCCTCCACAACGCCACCGAGGGCTTCGGCATCGTCGCGCCGCTCGCCGCCGACGTCGACCACGACGGCACCACCCGCCGCCCCAGCTGGGGCTTCCTGCTCGCACTCGGCGCGATCGGCGGCGGCCCGACCTTCATCGGCACGTTGATCGGGCACGGCTTCACCAACGAGCCGGTCAGCGTCGCGTTCCTGACCCTGGCCGCCGGGTCGCTGATCTACGTGATCACCCAGCTGATCGGCGTCGCCGCCCGGTCCAAGCGCAGCGACCTGCTGGCCT
- a CDS encoding CBS domain-containing protein translates to MRIADVLKAKSSQDVVTITPEAGVRELIALLAEHNVGALIVSSDGTTVHGIVSERDVVRQLHQNGTVLNDSVATIMTADVETCDETTHVDDLMKIMTERRIRHVPVVSGDRLVGIISIGDVVKHRIDQLEFERDQLDHYVHQS, encoded by the coding sequence ATGCGCATCGCGGACGTACTCAAGGCCAAGTCCTCCCAGGACGTCGTCACGATCACTCCGGAGGCGGGGGTGCGCGAGCTCATCGCGCTGCTCGCCGAGCACAACGTGGGCGCCCTGATCGTCAGCTCCGACGGCACGACCGTCCACGGCATCGTCAGCGAGCGCGACGTGGTCCGCCAGCTCCACCAGAACGGCACCGTCCTCAACGACAGCGTCGCGACGATCATGACCGCGGACGTCGAGACCTGCGACGAGACCACCCACGTCGACGACCTGATGAAGATCATGACCGAGCGTCGGATCCGTCACGTGCCCGTCGTCAGTGGCGACCGCCTGGTCGGGATCATCTCGATCGGCGACGTCGTCAAGCACCGCATCGACCAGCTCGAGTTCGAGCGCGACCAGCTCGACCACTACGTGCACCAGAGCTGA
- a CDS encoding sterol desaturase family protein gives MFDLILHAIPVFVVCLVLEALSFHFLPDDDGIGYERRDSMTSLSMGLGNVVVNAGWKLVVLAAYAATYLLAPVHLPADNPLTWVALFLADDLAYYWYHRTHHTIRVFWASHVVHHSSEFYNLSTALRQPWTPFSSVVFWLPLALAGFAPWMILLQQSVSLLYQFFLHTERVHRLWAPLELVLNTPSHHRVHHGSQAAYLDRNYGGILIVWDRVFGTFEPEGERVVYGLTTNIRTFNPARVAFHEFAAIARDVRRATRWRDRWGYVVRHPGWSPAESPRDPMSDLVS, from the coding sequence GTGTTCGACCTGATCCTGCACGCCATCCCGGTCTTCGTGGTCTGCCTGGTGCTCGAGGCGCTGTCGTTCCACTTCCTGCCCGACGACGACGGCATCGGCTACGAGCGCCGCGACTCGATGACCAGCCTGTCGATGGGGCTGGGCAACGTGGTGGTCAACGCGGGATGGAAGCTCGTCGTCCTGGCGGCGTACGCCGCGACGTACCTCCTCGCCCCCGTCCACCTGCCTGCCGACAACCCGCTCACCTGGGTGGCGCTGTTCCTGGCCGACGACCTCGCCTACTACTGGTACCACCGCACCCACCACACGATCCGCGTCTTCTGGGCCAGCCACGTGGTGCACCACTCGAGCGAGTTCTACAACCTCTCCACGGCCCTGCGACAGCCGTGGACGCCCTTCTCCTCGGTGGTCTTCTGGCTGCCGCTGGCGCTGGCCGGCTTCGCGCCCTGGATGATCCTGCTCCAGCAGTCGGTCAGCCTCCTCTACCAGTTCTTCCTGCACACCGAGCGTGTGCACCGGCTGTGGGCGCCGCTCGAGCTGGTGCTCAACACCCCGTCGCACCACCGGGTCCACCACGGCTCGCAGGCGGCCTACCTGGACCGCAACTACGGCGGCATCCTGATCGTCTGGGACCGGGTCTTCGGCACCTTCGAGCCCGAGGGCGAGCGCGTCGTCTACGGCCTGACCACCAACATCCGCACCTTCAACCCGGCCCGGGTGGCCTTCCACGAGTTCGCCGCCATCGCTCGCGACGTCCGTCGCGCGACCCGGTGGCGGGACCGGTGGGGCTACGTCGTCAGGCACCCGGGATGGTCGCCGGCGGAGTCACCACGCGACCCGATGAGCGACCTCGTGTCCTGA
- a CDS encoding MXAN_6640 family putative metalloprotease yields the protein MRRSIAAAVVAMATALTVLPATTSSAIDGKPTPGAPAAPSARVLAEQQATRALTTAHAVLAGTAGASAGKRPEGTLAMRDLFTALPDLDASQQKQAHAVLARPTDGAGDPYGDGYTVPAKRKCQGNFCIHWVPTTSDAPPSQAWVTRNLAIMNKVWHHHVTKMGYRAPVQDGSRGGNKKFDVYLKDVGAKSLYGYCAPEKRKPGTKWLASGFCVLDNDFSQSQFGAPPINSLKVTAAHEFFHAVQFAYDYGEDSWFMEATATWMEERFADDVNDNRQYLPYGQVKLAGSQLDFFNQDGFNQYGNWPFFEYLSTHYGNGVVRTIWNRAGAFKGAPDLYSTKAIRSVLGSHGGFPKVFRSYAAGNTVPARTYPEGKAWPHAVIAQRWKLSKDSRNRHHAFTVDHMASANALLKPDASLSGPRWMARITIDAPGHKSSPGIVVIIKKKSGTIKRSVHLTRGGYGKVKVPFSSGGVRSVTVTMANASTRFQCWHRTAYSCQGKPVDNNKQFTLKVSAFKR from the coding sequence ATGCGCCGTTCGATCGCCGCCGCCGTGGTGGCCATGGCCACGGCTCTGACCGTGCTGCCGGCGACCACGTCGTCCGCCATCGACGGGAAGCCGACGCCCGGCGCGCCGGCCGCGCCGTCGGCCCGCGTGCTCGCGGAGCAGCAGGCGACCCGGGCGCTCACGACGGCCCACGCCGTCCTCGCCGGCACGGCCGGTGCGAGCGCCGGCAAGCGTCCCGAGGGGACGCTGGCGATGCGCGACCTGTTCACCGCACTGCCCGACCTCGACGCCTCGCAGCAGAAGCAGGCGCACGCGGTGCTGGCACGTCCCACCGACGGAGCCGGTGACCCCTACGGCGACGGCTACACCGTGCCGGCCAAGCGCAAGTGCCAGGGCAACTTCTGCATCCACTGGGTGCCGACCACCAGTGACGCGCCGCCGAGTCAGGCCTGGGTCACCAGGAACCTCGCCATCATGAACAAGGTCTGGCACCACCACGTCACGAAGATGGGCTACCGCGCCCCGGTCCAGGACGGCAGCCGCGGCGGCAACAAGAAGTTCGACGTCTACCTCAAGGACGTCGGCGCCAAGTCGCTCTACGGCTACTGCGCCCCCGAGAAGCGCAAGCCCGGCACCAAGTGGCTCGCCTCCGGCTTCTGCGTCCTCGACAACGACTTCTCGCAGAGCCAGTTCGGCGCCCCGCCGATCAACAGCCTCAAGGTGACCGCCGCCCACGAGTTCTTCCACGCGGTCCAGTTCGCCTACGACTACGGCGAGGACTCCTGGTTCATGGAGGCGACCGCCACCTGGATGGAGGAGCGCTTCGCGGACGACGTCAACGACAACCGCCAGTACCTCCCCTACGGCCAGGTCAAGCTCGCCGGCTCGCAGCTGGACTTCTTCAACCAGGACGGCTTCAACCAGTACGGCAACTGGCCGTTCTTCGAGTACCTCTCGACCCACTACGGCAACGGCGTGGTCCGCACGATCTGGAACCGGGCCGGCGCCTTCAAGGGTGCTCCCGACCTCTACTCCACCAAGGCGATCCGCTCGGTCCTGGGCAGCCACGGCGGCTTCCCGAAGGTGTTCCGCAGCTACGCGGCCGGCAACACCGTGCCGGCGCGCACCTACCCCGAGGGCAAGGCCTGGCCGCACGCGGTCATCGCCCAGCGCTGGAAGCTGTCCAAGGACAGCCGCAACCGCCACCACGCCTTCACGGTGGACCACATGGCCTCGGCCAACGCGCTCCTCAAGCCCGACGCCAGCCTGTCGGGCCCGCGCTGGATGGCTCGGATCACGATCGACGCGCCCGGTCACAAGAGCTCGCCGGGGATCGTCGTGATCATCAAGAAGAAGAGCGGGACCATCAAGAGGTCGGTTCACCTGACCCGCGGCGGCTACGGCAAGGTCAAGGTCCCGTTCAGCAGCGGCGGGGTGCGGAGCGTGACGGTCACGATGGCCAACGCCTCGACCCGCTTCCAGTGCTGGCACCGCACCGCCTACTCCTGCCAGGGCAAGCCGGTCGACAACAACAAGCAGTTCACCCTCAAGGTCTCCGCCTTCAAGCGCTGA
- a CDS encoding DUF445 domain-containing protein: MSTQTAPTSSTPLITPAPEADEARRRGLRRMRTLAVSLLGFAAVVYVATLGQDGFLGYVNSGAEASMVGAIADWFAVTALFKHPLGLPIPHTALIPRRKDELGRGLQDFVGENFLQEAIIRDRIAAATIARRLGTWLEDPANARRVVDEVSDVASIALGKVRDEHVADLVTEALVPRFREEPIAPLLGGLLTEIVRDDLHHGVVDLALAELHDWLIENPDTVADVLGERAPWWTPPRLNDVVTSRIHVELLRWVSDIRDDPHHRARHALDTYVHQLADDLLHDPETQGRAEALKDRLLEHPSVIASAISLWNALRRALQGSLTDPGGAVRRRMLTEVCRFAERLGAEPELRARLDGLAADAAVFAVERYGKELTAVITHTIERWDGKEAAQRIELHVGRDLQFIRINGTIVGGLVGVVIHAASVVIH; encoded by the coding sequence ATGAGCACCCAGACGGCACCCACGAGCAGCACCCCCCTGATCACGCCCGCACCGGAGGCCGACGAGGCGCGTCGGCGCGGCCTGCGCCGGATGCGCACGCTCGCGGTCTCGCTGCTCGGCTTCGCCGCGGTCGTGTACGTCGCCACCCTCGGGCAGGACGGCTTCCTGGGCTACGTGAACTCCGGCGCGGAGGCGTCGATGGTCGGTGCGATCGCCGACTGGTTCGCGGTGACGGCCCTGTTCAAGCACCCGCTCGGGCTGCCGATCCCGCACACCGCGCTGATCCCGCGGCGCAAGGACGAGCTCGGCCGCGGCCTGCAGGACTTCGTGGGGGAGAACTTCCTCCAGGAGGCGATCATCCGCGACCGGATCGCCGCTGCCACGATCGCCCGCCGGCTCGGGACCTGGCTGGAGGACCCCGCCAACGCCCGCCGGGTGGTCGACGAGGTCTCCGACGTGGCCTCGATCGCGCTCGGCAAGGTGCGCGACGAGCACGTCGCCGACCTGGTCACCGAGGCGCTGGTGCCGCGCTTCCGGGAGGAGCCGATCGCGCCGTTGCTGGGTGGGCTGCTGACCGAGATCGTCCGCGACGACCTGCACCACGGGGTCGTCGACCTCGCGCTCGCCGAGCTGCACGACTGGCTGATCGAGAATCCCGACACCGTCGCCGACGTGCTGGGGGAGCGGGCCCCGTGGTGGACCCCGCCCCGCCTCAACGACGTCGTCACCTCGCGCATCCACGTCGAGCTGCTGCGCTGGGTCTCCGACATCCGCGACGACCCGCACCACCGCGCCCGGCACGCACTGGACACCTATGTGCACCAGCTCGCCGATGACCTGCTCCACGACCCCGAGACCCAGGGCCGCGCCGAGGCGCTGAAGGACCGCCTGCTCGAGCACCCGAGCGTCATCGCGTCCGCGATCTCGCTGTGGAACGCGCTGCGCCGGGCCCTCCAGGGCTCGCTCACCGACCCCGGGGGCGCCGTGCGCCGCCGGATGCTGACCGAGGTCTGCCGCTTCGCCGAGCGGCTGGGCGCCGAGCCCGAGCTGCGCGCGCGCCTCGACGGCCTGGCCGCCGACGCCGCGGTGTTCGCCGTCGAGCGCTACGGCAAGGAGCTGACCGCCGTCATCACCCACACGATCGAGCGGTGGGACGGCAAGGAGGCCGCCCAGCGCATCGAGCTGCACGTGGGCCGTGACCTGCAGTTCATCCGGATCAACGGCACCATCGTCGGCGGCCTGGTGGGTGTGGTGATCCACGCCGCCAGCGTGGTGATTCACTGA
- a CDS encoding adenylyltransferase/cytidyltransferase family protein has protein sequence MSRTVITFGTFDVFHVGHLRVIERAAALGDRLVVGVSADELNLRKKGREPVFSQGERLAIVAALKAVDEVFVEESLELKRDYIQKYAADVLVMGDDWKGRFDEFGDICEVVYLTRTPAISTTALIEKISATS, from the coding sequence ATGTCGCGCACCGTCATCACCTTCGGCACGTTCGACGTCTTCCACGTCGGCCACCTCCGGGTGATCGAGCGTGCCGCCGCCCTGGGCGACCGGCTCGTCGTCGGCGTCTCGGCCGACGAGCTCAACCTGCGCAAGAAGGGCCGCGAGCCGGTCTTCAGCCAGGGCGAGCGACTGGCCATCGTGGCCGCCCTCAAGGCCGTCGACGAGGTCTTCGTCGAGGAGAGCCTGGAGCTCAAGCGCGACTACATCCAGAAGTACGCCGCCGACGTGCTCGTCATGGGCGACGACTGGAAGGGCCGCTTCGACGAGTTCGGCGACATCTGTGAGGTCGTCTACCTGACCCGCACGCCCGCGATCTCCACGACCGCGCTGATCGAGAAGATCTCCGCCACCAGCTGA
- a CDS encoding amino acid permease has product MTISQAPPAGLNVPQGAALTVGAVLGTGVISLPALAAREAGPASLLAWLALVLLSVPLAATFAALGARHPDGGGVSTYARRAFGTRAATVVGWCFYFAIPIGAPPAAGFAGAYVADTVGGGRHTQLLTAGLLIVVVAAMNWYGVRVSGRAQLAIAAVLGALLLVATAVSLPHATLAHLTPFAPHGWLAVGSAAALLVWAFAGWEAVTSLSADYRDPARDITRATGVAVTVVAVMYLGIAVATVAVLGDGASKAPLSDLLVLGFGEIARPVTTLVAVLLSVGAMNAYFAGGARLGAALGRDGALPLWFARGSLAGEVPRRSLMVVTGYSLGCLLVVAATGLPLESSLLLVTGAFTLVYVVGTAAAIRLLPRGTWVWRGAVVSFVSTLGLLALTGTHLLAAGLISLGALAWTVRTRGRSSGRVVTPPATIPGA; this is encoded by the coding sequence GTGACGATCAGCCAGGCTCCCCCAGCGGGGCTCAACGTGCCGCAGGGCGCGGCCCTCACCGTCGGCGCAGTGCTCGGCACCGGCGTCATCTCGTTGCCCGCCCTGGCCGCGCGCGAGGCCGGCCCGGCCTCGCTCCTGGCGTGGCTCGCCCTCGTGCTCCTCTCCGTCCCGCTGGCCGCCACGTTCGCCGCGCTCGGCGCCCGGCACCCCGACGGCGGCGGCGTCTCGACCTACGCCCGGCGCGCCTTCGGCACCCGGGCCGCAACGGTCGTCGGCTGGTGCTTCTACTTCGCGATCCCGATCGGGGCTCCGCCCGCGGCCGGCTTCGCCGGCGCCTACGTGGCGGACACCGTCGGGGGCGGCCGCCACACCCAGCTGCTCACGGCCGGCCTGCTCATCGTGGTCGTCGCCGCCATGAACTGGTACGGCGTGCGCGTGTCCGGCCGGGCCCAGCTCGCGATTGCCGCCGTGCTGGGCGCACTCCTGCTCGTGGCCACCGCCGTCTCGCTCCCCCACGCCACGCTCGCCCACCTGACGCCGTTCGCGCCGCACGGCTGGCTCGCCGTCGGGTCGGCGGCAGCCCTGCTCGTGTGGGCGTTCGCCGGCTGGGAGGCCGTGACGTCGCTGTCCGCGGACTACCGCGACCCCGCGCGGGACATCACCCGCGCCACCGGCGTCGCCGTCACGGTCGTGGCGGTGATGTACCTCGGGATCGCCGTCGCGACCGTGGCCGTCCTCGGCGACGGCGCCAGCAAGGCCCCGCTGTCGGACCTGCTCGTCCTCGGCTTCGGCGAGATCGCCCGTCCGGTCACGACCCTGGTGGCCGTCCTGCTGTCGGTGGGCGCGATGAACGCCTACTTCGCCGGCGGTGCGCGTCTCGGCGCAGCCCTGGGCCGCGACGGCGCCCTGCCGCTGTGGTTCGCCCGCGGCTCGCTCGCCGGCGAGGTCCCGCGCCGCTCCCTGATGGTGGTGACCGGATACTCCCTGGGCTGCCTGCTCGTGGTGGCCGCCACCGGCCTCCCGCTGGAGTCCTCGCTGCTGCTCGTCACCGGCGCGTTCACGCTGGTCTACGTCGTCGGCACGGCCGCCGCGATCCGGCTGCTCCCGCGGGGCACGTGGGTGTGGCGCGGCGCCGTGGTGTCGTTCGTCTCCACGCTGGGGCTGCTCGCCCTCACCGGGACCCACCTCCTCGCGGCCGGCCTGATCTCGCTGGGCGCGCTGGCGTGGACGGTCAGGACACGAGGTCGCTCATCGGGTCGCGTGGTGACTCCGCCGGCGACCATCCCGGGTGCCTGA
- a CDS encoding FKBP-type peptidyl-prolyl cis-trans isomerase, translated as MDKPEIDFFDPEPPTDLVVTDITEGDGAEASAGQTVSVHYVGVAHSTGEEFDASYNRGTPLQFRLGIGQVISGWDQGVQGMKVGGRRQLVIPPHLGYGDRGAGGVIKPGETLIFVVDLLGVS; from the coding sequence ATGGACAAGCCTGAGATCGACTTCTTCGACCCCGAGCCGCCGACCGACCTGGTGGTCACCGACATCACCGAGGGCGACGGCGCCGAGGCCAGCGCCGGACAGACCGTCTCGGTGCACTACGTGGGCGTGGCCCACTCCACCGGCGAGGAGTTCGACGCGTCGTACAACCGCGGCACCCCGCTGCAGTTCCGCCTCGGCATCGGCCAGGTCATCTCGGGCTGGGACCAGGGTGTGCAGGGCATGAAGGTCGGCGGCCGCCGCCAGCTCGTGATCCCGCCGCACCTGGGCTACGGCGACCGCGGAGCCGGTGGCGTCATCAAGCCCGGGGAGACGCTGATCTTCGTGGTGGACCTGCTCGGCGTCAGCTGA